The Candidatus Acidiferrales bacterium DNA segment CTGTCCTAAGTGCAACAATGCGAGCCGGATCGGCTATGCGAGTGTTGCCGGAGCAGCAGGACGGAAACAAAAGATGAGAGTCTGCAAAAACTGCGAAGAAATGTTTTAAACGAGTTTTGAATATGGCAAAAGAAAAAACTAACGACCCCGCTCACAGGAAAGAGAATCCCCCGAAGGAATCGGCCGCGGCTGATCCTAAAACGGAGGCTGTGGAAAAAAAGAAGAAGCCTGCTCAGGCAAAACCGGCTACTGAGAAGTCCAAGGCGAAGCCGGAGAAAGCCAAAGCCGAGGAACCGCCGGAGCCGAAAGTACCCCCGCGTCTATTTGAGATTTACAGGAAAGATATCATCCCGGCTTTGATGAAAAGGTTCAGTTATAAAAATACCATGCAGGTGCCGAAGCTGGAGAAAATTGCTCTCAACTGCGGTGTCGGCGCTGCAACTCAGGATCCAAAAATTCTTGACACGGTTGTTCGGGAATTGACGGTTATCGCCGGTCAGAAACCCTCAATCAGAAAATCGAAGAAGGCGATCTCGAATTTCAAACTCCGTGAGAATATCCCGATCGGCTGCAAGGTTACGCTGCGAAGAGAGAAGATGTATGAATTCATGGATCGCCTGATAACTCTCGCGATTCCCCGCGTTCGCGACTTTCGCGGGGTGCCTGATAAATCCTTCGACGGCCGCGGCAATTACACGCTCGGCTTAAAAGAGCAAATCATTTTTCCGGAGATCGATGTCGACAAGGTAGAGAGAATTTTTGGTATGGACATCACTTTTGTAACTACAGCCAAGACCGATGAAGAAGCTTACGAATTGTTGAAAGGCTTCGGGATGCCTTTCAGAAAACGCGAAGCGTCCGAGGGAGAGTTTGGGAAAGCTGCCTAATCTCAAAAGGAGTAATTGAAAAGTGGCACGAACTGCAATGATCGTTAAGGCTCAGAGAGAGCCGAAATATAGAGTGAGAAAGCATAACCGATGCACGATATGCGGCAGGCCGAGGGCATATTATCGCAAGTTCGGTATTTGTCGTATATGTTTTAGAAAATTGGCGCTGGAAGGGTTAATACCCGGCGTCAAAAAAGCAAGTTGGTAATTTAATTTAGGAGTGGAAGTCGATGTCAATGACTGACCCCATTGCTGATTTTCTCACGAGGTTGAGAAACGCCGCGCTTGCACGACAGAGAAAAGTCGATGTGCCGGCAAGCAATTTGAAAAAAGCAATCACAAAAATACTTTATGAACAGCACTACATAGATAAATACACCGAGCTTCAGTCTCCTCCGCAGGGGACGATACGGATTTATCTTAGATACTACAACGGCATGCCGGTTCTTTCCGGAATGAAACGCGTTTCCGTTCCGGGACGCCGGGTGTACGCCGGAGCGGAGGAGCTTCCTCGCGTCCTTAACGGACTCGGGGTCGCAATCATCTCCACCAACAAAGGCGTGATGACCGACAAGGATGCGCGTCGCCTAAACGTGGGCGGTGAAGTAATCTGTTATATATGGTAAGGAGTTTCTAAAGTGTCACGAATTGGTAAAAAGCCCGTTCCCATTCCAAAAGGAGTAACGGTACAGGTCACCGGAAACGAAGTGAAAGTCAAAGGACCGAAGGGTGAAATGTCTACGGTTCTTCACCCCGATATTTCGATAGAAGTGAAACCCGAAGAAGTTGTTGTCAGAGTCAATAGTGACGATAATTTCCATAATGCCCTCCATGGTTTATGGAGAGCCAATCTTAACAACATGGTTAATGGAACGACCAGGGGCTATGAAAAGAAGCTTGAAATAGTAGGAGTTGGATATCGTGCCGAAATGAAAGGAACGAATATTCAGATGACACTTGGTTTCTCGCATTCAATTCTTTTTAAGCCTCCGAAAGGGATCAAGGTCGAGACACCTTCGCCTACCAACATCGTCGTGTCGGGTGTCGATAAGCAGCTTGTCGGACAGATTGCTGCGAAGCTAAGATCTTTTCGCCCGCCTGAGCCGTATAAAGGCAAAGGAGTCAAGTATGAAGGTGAGTTTATTCGCCGCAAAGCAGGCAAAGCAGCAGCTGCGGCCAAGTAAAATTAAAGGTTTGATTAAATGGGACGTCTTCAAGTAAAGAAAGAGCGCAGGGAAAGAGCCAAAAGAGGACTAAGGAAGAGTATCAGAGGAACATCTGACTGCCCGCGCCTGGTGATTTTCCGAAGCCTGAAACATATTTACGGCGCAATTGTCGATGACACGCAGGGGAAGACAATCCTGCAGGTGTCAAGCTTAAGTAAAGAAATTGCCGACGCAGTGAAGGCTGCGAAAGGGAAAACCAACCGAAGCAAAGCAGTTGGTGTTGCACTTGCCAAGAAGGCGCTCGAGAAAAACATTCAGAAAGTGGTATTTGACCGCGCAGGATATCTGTACCACGGCAGACTCAAGGCGTTTGCAGATGGTGCCCGCGAAGGCGGATTAAAATTTTGACCATGATTAAAGGGGTTTGGAAATGAAACTAAAAAACCTAAAAGGCGCACAAAGAGTTAAGCCGGATCAAACGGAGCTTAAAGAGAAGCTGGTTCATATTAACCGCGTTGCGAAAGTCGTCAAAGGCGGACGGCGTTTTAGCTTTAACGCGATAGTTGTTGTTGGTGATGGGAAGGGAAGCGTCGGCATCGGACTCGGTAAGGCAAACGAGGTCAACGATGCCATCAGCAAGGGAGTTGATGACGCGAAGAAAAACGTCGTACACGTAGCGGTTCTTAGAGGAACGATTCCTCACGCCATCGTCGGAAAGTTCGGAGCCGCGAAAGTTTTGCTGAAGCCGGCTACTCCGGGTACCGGTGTAATTGCCGGCGGAGGCGTACGGGCAGTTCTGGAGTCCGCGGGAGTTCAGGATGTCTTGACGAAGTCCATGGGTTCATCGAATCCACATAACGTTGTTAAGGCAACGATGCGCGCGCTTTTGAATCTTTCGGACCCAAGAATGGTAACTGAAAGAAGAGGACTGCAAATCAGGGATCTGTTCCCTCTAGAGCGGACGTCTTCCGACTCCAGTGCGGATGGATCGCAAGAATCTCCGCAGGTGACGAAATGAGTAGCGCGAAGAAAATCAAGATCACACAGATTAGAAGTACGATTGAGAGGCCTGAACCGCAGAAACGTACCATCAAGGCGCTTGGTTTAGGTAAGATCAGAAAATCGGTTGTAAAAGCAGACACTCCTCAGATAAGAGGAATGATTGCAAAGGTTCGACACCTGATTCAGGTCGAAGAGGCATAGGAGTTTTTTAGATGAATATTCTCGGAAATTTGAAGCATTCGCCGGGCGCGAGGAAAAAAGTGAAGCGGATTGGACGTGGCGTCGGCTCGGGACACGGCAAGACTGCCGGCAAAGGTCATAAAGGTCAGCGTTCACGGTCGGGAGACCAAATCAGGCCATGGTTCGAGGGCGGACAGATGCCTCTCAATCGCCGGATTCCAAAATTTGGTTTCAGGAGCCCGTTCCGTGTTGAGTACCAGGTTATCAATGTATCGACACTCGGCAAGTTGGCCGAAGCTGGTAAATTGCCGGATGGTGTGGTCACGCCGGAGATTCTATACAAAGTCGGCGCGGTGTCGAAGAAATCTCGGCCCGTGAAAATTCTCGGGGACGGCGAGCTCTCTAAAAAATTGGATGTCTCAGCGAACGCATTTAGCGGTTCAGCATCGAAAAAAATCGAAGCTGCCGGCGGCTCGGTGAAGAAAATCACGGAGCTATCCGCGGCAAAAACAATTGAGTCGTAACAAATGTCAAGACTAACTGACAGCCTGAGAAATATTTTCAAGGTCGAAGACCTGAGGAAGAGAATTCTTTATACCGCAGGGTTGCTTATCGTGGTACGCATCGGCGCACATATTACCCTGCCGGGAGTTGACGCTTCGTTACTAGCGGAGTCGATTCGAAACCAGTCACAGAACACTTTGTTCGGTCTTTATGATCTGTTTGCGGGCGGCGCGTTCCAGAACGCGGCGATATTTGCAGAAGGAATCATGCCGTATATCAGTGCGTCGATCGTCATACAGTTGCTGGGCGCCGTAGTTCCATATTTCCAGAAGCTCCAGAAGGAAGGCGAGGAAGGTCACAAGAAAATCACTCAACTGACGCGTTACGGCACGGTTTTGATCTCGGCTCTGCAAGGCTGGGGAATCAGCGTCAGACTCCAGAGCATGGTTGCAACCGGGGGTCTTCCTGTCGTTCCCGATCCAGTTCGTGGACTCGGATTTACGATCTCAACGGTCATAGTTCTGACGGCAGGGACGATCTTCATGATGTGGCTCGGCGAGCAGATGACCGAAAAAGGGATCGGCAACGGGATTTCGTTAATAATTACTATCGGCATCATCGCCAGGTTTCCGAATGCAGTTCTCGATGAGTATCAGCTTGTCAGCTCCGGTACGCGCGGGTTTATTTCCGAGGTTGTGATTGTCGCCCTCATGATTGCGATCGTCTCGGCGATTGTTTACGTCACGGACGGCACCCGAAAAATTCCCGTTCAATATGCGAAGAGAGTGGTCGGCCGAAAGGTTTACGGCGGTGTGACGCAGTACATTCCGATCAGAGTCAATACGGCAGGCGTCATGCCGATCATCTTCGCGCAGTCGATCATGTTTGTGCCGCAGACGATCTTGACTTTTTTCCCTGAAAACGAATTCATGCAGAGTATATCGGGATATTTTTCATATACGTCGTGGGTCTATTCGTTCATCTATGCACTTATGATTATTTTCTTCACGTATTTTTACACTGCCATCGCTTTTAATCCGAAGGACGTAGCGGACAATATGAAGAAACAGGGGGGGTTCGTCCCCGGAATCAGACCCGGGCAACATACTGCAGATTTCATTGACAACATTCTGACGAAAATCACTTTGCCGGGATCCATTTTTCTTTCGATCGTTGCCATTCTCCCCGCGTTTATGGTGAGATTTGGCGTAAGTTCATCATTCTCGTCGTTCTTTGGAGGAACAAGTTTGTTGATTATCGTCGGAGTTGCCCTCGATACGGTTCATCAAATCGAGTCGCAGCTCGTGATGCACCACTATGATGGCTTTATGAAGACGGGAAGATTGAAGAGCCGTCGTTACTCTTGATGGCTTATGATAAACATCAAAACATCCCGCGAAATAGATCAGATGCGCGAGGTCGGAAGAATAGTCGCTGGAATTCTTGATTTGGTTGAGAAAAATATAAAGTCTGGAATCACGACCAAGGAATTGGACGAACTCGCGGAAGATTATGTTCTTTCAAAAGGTGCGAAGCCTGCCTTCAAGGGCTATGGATTTGACAAGAAGAATCTTTTCCCTGCCACGATTTGCTTGTCGATTGACGATCAGGTCGTGCATGGCATCCCGGGTGCCCGCAAGTTAGAGAAAGGGCAGATTCTCTCCGTCGATGTCGGCGCTGTAAAGGATGGATATTATGGAGATGCCGCGAAGACTTTTGCGATCGGAGACGTATCCGAGGAAAAGAAAAAATTGGTGGAGGTGACGGAAAAAGCGCTTCAGCTCGGGATTGAGAATGCCGTAGCAGGAAACCATGTTGAAGATATTTCCCAAGCCATCCAGGAGTATGTCGAAGGAAACGGATTTTCCGTCGTCCGCGATTTGGTAGGCCATGGGATTGGAACAAAATTGCACGAAGATCCGCCCGTCCCCAATTACGGCAGGAAAGGGAAGGGATCTCTGTTGAGAAATGGAATGACGATCGCAATTGAACCGATGGTCAACGCAGGAGCCTATAAGGTTTTTACTGCGGAAGACGGTTGGACGGTCTATACATCGGACGGCAAACCTTCGGCGCATTTCGAGCACACGATCGTTGTGACTGATGGACGACCAGAGATATTGACGTTTTTAAATGGCTAAACAGGGACAAATTAAAGTCGACGGAACGATCACTGAGACTTTGCCGAACGCAACTTTTCATGTGAAGCTGGAGAACGGTCATGAGGTCCTGGCTCATATCTCCGGCAAGATGAGAATGAATTTCATAAAAATTCTTGTAGGAGATAAGGTCACGGTGGAGCTTTCGCCGTATGATCTCAGCAAAGGCAGAATCATTTACCGTTACAAATAAATATTTTGAAGTGGCAAAAATTTTATTAAAGAGAATCTAAGATGAAAGTCAGAGCATCGGTCAGAAAACTTTGCGATAATTGCAAGGTGATAAAACGTAAAGGCGTCGTTAGAGTCATTTGCAAGAAGAACCCCAAACACAAACAGCGCCAGGGGTGAGAGAGAATAAGGTGTCAGTCGATGACGGATGCCGATAGTTAACAAAAAGGAGAATTAAGTTGGCGAGAATTGCTGGAGTAGATTTACCGAAAGCCAAGCGCGCTGGCTACGGTTTGACATATATCTTCGGGATCGGTCACCATTCCGCCCTGCAAATATTGGACAAGGCAGGTGTGGATCCGACGAAGCATGTCGGTGAGCTGACCGATGAGGAAGTCGCGAGAATTCGACAGGTGATTACTTCGGATTACAAAGTTGAAGGCGCACTCAGAAGTGAGACACAAATGAATATCAAGCGCCTCATGGATATCGGTAGTTACCGCGGGCTCAGACATCGTAAGGGGCTTCCTGTGAGAGGACAGCGCACAAGGACGAATTCCCGCACCCGTAAGGGAAAAAGACGAACAGTTGCAGGGAAGAAGAAAGTTTTAGCTAAGAAGTAAAAAATAGGAGATTTTGATTTGGCGAAGGTTGCAAGCAAGAAGCGGAAAAAAACATCGGTCGATGCTCATGGAATAGCGCATATAAAAGCAACATTCAACAACACCGTTGTTGCTCTGACAGACATCTATGGAAACATTGTGGCGTGGTCATCTGCCGGCAAGATGGGATTCAAAGGGTCGAGAAAGAGCACACCGTATTCGGCGCAGATGGCCGCAGAGGCGGCAGCGAAGGAAGCTGCAAATCTGGGAATGAAGAAAGTAGAAGTGCTCGTGAAAGGCCCCGGGTCAGGCCGCGAGGCAGCTATCAGAGCGCTGCAAACCGGCGGTCTGGAAATTACAAGCATACGCGACGTCACGCCTATTCCGCATAACGGTTGCAGGCCCCCAAAGAGACGCAGAGTTTAATTAAAAATTTTTCGGAGTGGTAGATGGCAAGATATGTTGACGCAAGTTGCAGACTTTGCAGAAGAGAGAGACAAAAACTGTTTTTAAAAGGAGTAAAGTGCTACACGGAGAAATGCCCGCTCGAGAGGCGTAACTACGCTCCCGGTCAACACGGACTCCGCAGAAGAGCAAAGGTGAGCGAGTATGGAGTGCAGCTTCGCGAAAAACAAAAAGTGAAGAGGATTTACGGAGTGTTTGAACAGCAATTCAGACGCTACTTCGAGATGGCGACTCATCAAAAAGGAAGAACCGGCGAGAACCTGCTGAAACTTCTTGAGCGAAGACTCGATAATGTTTTGTATAGAATCGGATTTGCTCCATCCAGGAAATCTGCAAGGCAGCTTGTGCTCCACGGCCACTTTATGGTTAACGGCAGAAAAGTCGACGTCGGGTCTTTTCTACTCAGAGCGGGTGATGTAATCAAGGTTGCGGAGCGAAGCAACCAGGTCGATACGATTCACTCCTCCTTGAAACGAGTTAAAGACGGAATGTTGCCGTCGTATTTGCAGCTTGACAAGGCACAACTTACCGGTACATTTCTGCAAATCCCGGAACGCGCTGAAATACCGCTCCCGGATGTTAACGAGCAACTTATCGTCGAACTGTATTCCAAATAATACCATGGTACGTCTGAATTTCAGGATTAACGAAATCTTGAGAATTCTCTGAATCCAGGTCAAATTTTAATTGAGGTGAAAATCTAATGAGCACCGTGAAATTGCAAATGCCCGAAACGATAGTTTTAGACCAATCAACCTATAGCAACAATTTCGGCCGGTTTTTTGTGGAGCCGCTGGAACGCGGCTTCGGGACAACTTTAGGAAATTCATTCAGACGAGTTCTTTTGTCTTCAATTCCGGGATGGGCATTTACCCATTTTAGGATTCCAGGTGCTCTTCATGAGTTTTCGACCATAAAGGGTCTGTCGGAAGATCTCGTCGACTTTACCCTGAACTTGAAGGGTGTCCGGATCAAGCTGATAGATAAGAAATTGAACAAAATAAATCTTAAGCTGAAAGGTCCGATGGATTTCAAAGCTGAAGAAATTCAGAGGCAGTATCCGCAGATTGAGGTTTTGAATCCGGAACATCACGTAGGAACGTTGAGCGATTCTAAGGAATTGGAAATTGAATTGCGGATAGGAAGAGGAAAAGGTTATGAGCCCAGTGAGGATCATAAACTCACCGAGGCGCCGGAGGATCTGGTCTCGATAGACGCACTTTTTTCTCCGATCAAAAATGTCAGGTTCTTTGTCCAGCCGACCGGAGTCGGTGAGAAAACGACACTCGAAAAATTGACGATTGAAATCGAGACCGACGGTTCCATAACTCCTGAAGATGCATTGACCACTGCTGCGAAGATGTTGCAGGACCACATCCAATTATTCTTGAATCTTGGAATACATCAGGAATCCTCGGACGAGAGTTCGGCGGCGGAGGAAGAGGCTGCACGAATCAGAAAACTATTGAAAATGTCGGTGGACGAACTCGAACTTTCCGTCCGAGCTCACAATTGCCTGAAAGCTGCAAACATCCACACCATTTCTGAACTCGTGAACAAAGATGAGGCGGAACTTCTTCGCTTCAGAAACTTCGGACGGAAATCGCTGGCCGAACTCGCTGAGAAAATCGGGAGCATGGGACTCAATTTTGGGATGGACATCAGCAAGTATTTGAAAGACGACAACGAATAAGTTGAAAGCTAATAGTGAAGAGCTAAAAACGGGACGCTCCATTATTCTTAACTCTTCACTCCTGAAAGAATTGCGGAGTTTATTGAAATGAGACATCTGAATAAAGGAAGAAAACTGAAGAGAACGGCGAGTCATCGAGAGGCGCTGATGGAATCGCTGGCAACAAGCTTGATTCTTTACAAGCAAGTGCGGACGACTCTTGCTAAGGCAAAGGAAATGCGCAGTTTTATTGAGCCTCTGATCACGAAGGCAAAGAGCGATGGGGTTCCTGCACGGCGACAAGTTGCAAGATTTATCAAGAATCGGGATGCGGTGAAGATTCTTTTTAGTGAGATCGCGCCAAAGGTTATGGAGAGAGCAGGCGGATATACGAGAGTAGTGAAGTTGGGTCAACGGCATGGTGATGGCGGCGAGGTAGCCATTATCGAGCTGGTCGACTTCAATGCCGCCGACGAAGCGGAGAAGCGTCGGAAACAACCGAAGGAAAAAGAAGCTCAGCCAAAGGAAGAGAAATCTGAAAAGGCTACTTCAGGACAGGAATCAAAAGCAGAGTCCGCTGCCTCAAGGCAGTAATCGACACCTCCACCAGAGAGGCGCCCAATAAAGGACCAGCCGTGAAAGAAAAACTGTCACAGGCCGTCATTGTCTGGGTAGATTGAAATTTTCCCGCCTTTTTACTAAATTATAAATGATGTGAACAAGTCTAACTTTGATGGGGATATGACCTTATGAAAATTGACACGGCGAAATTTGTGACCAGTGCTGTGGACTACTCCCAAGTACCGGACACGGAATTACCGGAGATCGCATTTATCGGCAGGTCAAATGTCGGCAAGTCTTCCCTGATAAATAAGCTCTGCAATAAAAAGAATCTTGCGCAGGCAAGTTCAACTCCCGGGAAAACACGTTCTTTGAATTTTTTCCTGATAAACGAGGAGCGTTACTTCGTTGATCTACCGGGGTACGGTTACGCTATTGCTCCTGAACATATGAAATCAAGCTGGGCGAAACTAGTCGAAACCTACCTTCAAGAGCGAAAGCAGTTAAAACTTGTAATCCAGATATTGGACGCGCGACACGAACCGATGGAGTTGGACAAGATAATGATAGGCTGGCTTGAATTCTACAAAATCCCCTACGTGATAGTCATGACAAAAGCTGACAAGCTTTCCCAGAACAAGATGAACACGCACATGGCCCGTGCAAAGGCCCAGCTGCCGAACCTGAGGCTCTGTCAGTGCTTCTTACCTTTCTCGGCAATCTCCGGACAGGGACGGCCCGAGCTTGTGAAACTCATAGATGACTTCTCGCAGTCGAAAGACTGAGAGAAACAGGCTTAAATTCTACTTACACTATTAGGCGGGACCGCGGTGACGATGCGGGTCCAGCGTGTCGACCTCGCCTTGCTGCCCCTTAGCCGGCATAGATCTTCAGCCTCGTGAGCTCACTGCGGCTTTGTCTATCGCCATCACTTTAGAAATCATCCATCCAACAACACCAAGCCCCGCAACGAACAGAAGAAGAAAAATTATCATCGGGCTCCACTGAGTGTTTACGGTCTCCGTTGTAATATCCCGAAATCGAGATAGCTCTGTATTCTGCACCCACTGCCTGCTGATTGCATTCAATGTTATGACCACGAACTGCGCAAGTGCCGCAGTCGCTACCAAGCTCTTACTCGGCAGCAGATTCGATTTGACTCTCATGAACATCAGCAGCATAGCAAGCCATGGAGCACCGGGTGAAAGTGCGGTAAAGATGAAAAGAACAATCACCGATGGAGAATTACCAACGCGAGTCAGTGTGAACTCATCCAGCGCGCCGAAAATGTACCAGCTTCCGGTAACGGCGAACCAAATCGCTGCAAAGGTGAAAATGCCGAAGGCAAATCGTATAGCCCACGCCTTGTATCCGCTCGACGTAGAATCTTTTCTGAAGTAAAAAGCATCGAACACAATGTAAACAGCCGTCGTCATCATCGCTATCCCGAACATCATCAGCCACCGGGGAAACAGGGTCGGATCGGAAATGTTCAAGGCCTGGCCCGTCACTGCTCCTGCCGCGTTCGTTCGTTCGAAGATTCTTGTCCACTCGTTTACATTTACCATCAAACTAAAGTTGTTGGCAAAAAGAAATCCGATAATTATGAAAAGGATCGAGCTTACCCACGCCGATGCGACAGCGAATTTCGTCTTCCTGTTATTTCGAACGTTGAGCGAGTAGACGTAGACGCCATAGTAAGCAAAGACCAGAAGGAAGATCACGCTCAGCCACGGCCATCCTATTAAAACTCCGGCCGGATAGTAAAATTGATAATAGCTGACCTGTGTGAAGAGAAGAGGAACGATGCCGAGGTTGACACCCATTGCAACGATTATCGGCATACTTCGAGAAAGACGATGGGAAAGCTCTTCTGCGTGATTTTTCCCGAACGTTCCAAAGACCGCGACGATCAACATCCCGGCATACCAGATATTCATCGGGATCATGTGAAGAATAAATCCTAGGACTTTGAAGAAAGTTATGAACCAGAATGGTGCGGGGTTTCCGAGCGGTGAGGATGGCGCGATAAGATCTTGTGGATTCATTTCCCAATACCTCCTCCCTTCATTTGGGTTATGTCGGATTTTGAACGAATTGTTTCTCCCGAAAATATCATCCCGCTCGGGGAGTTGAGGGATATGCTTTCAAGAAATTTTGTTAGCAATATAGCCTCCTCCCTAGTTCCGCACCATGGCGGCATAAAGTAATGTGCCTTGTCGAGGTGGGTCACCACCGTATTGATCATGCTTTCACTCCAGCCGCGGGTGTATTCAGACACGCCCGAGAATCCTTTTTCCGAATGACAATCATTGCAATGATATTGGAAGAGGATTTTTCCAACCGCAAGTTGATCCGTTTCAGGCAACTGCAACAGTTTTGCACCATCTATATTTCCGTCCAAACCCATGACCTGCGGGTAGTGAGATCTAACAAATGCTTTTGTCCAGACCCCGCCGTTAAGGTATCCGGTCGCCTGCAGCTTTGGTATCTCTGAAGTGAGGACGTTGTTTCCTACCACATAATTATAGATGATGAAGGGTTTGCGCACACCTTCGCGGATGAACTCGCCGGTCGATGTGGCTGCTATTCCGATCGCAAAATATAGTATCGCAAATCCCGGATTGATCCAGCCCGGGTTCTTATGCGGGCCGAAGTACAGCATGAAGAAAACGACCGCCGAGGCTGCGAAGACGAGTGCGGTCAATACATTCAATGCGCTGGCGCCGGCGAGAGCTGCTTTACTGCTCGCAGGAAGGTTTATGTACCACCATGCTCCTCCGATCGTCACGAGCGCGGCTCCCACCATCGACCACGTAGCCGTTCTAGTTTCGACCAGAGATCGCAGATTTGAGTCGTTCTTCAATTTGAATGCCGCGTGCAAATAAATGTAGAGCGATGCCATCAGGAGGGAAGCTCCGCTTCTTGCGACAATCTGAGGCAACGTTTGCGGATTAAAAAATGCTACCCACATTCCTTTGTCGGGAGTCCAGGTTCCGATGTCAAGTTGGAACGCCGTAATGCCGGTTATTATCACGAGGCTCATATAGGCCGATACAGCATAGATCCAGCCTATGATCTTGTGCGTATGCGGGTCCAAC contains these protein-coding regions:
- the yihA gene encoding ribosome biogenesis GTP-binding protein YihA/YsxC, which translates into the protein MKIDTAKFVTSAVDYSQVPDTELPEIAFIGRSNVGKSSLINKLCNKKNLAQASSTPGKTRSLNFFLINEERYFVDLPGYGYAIAPEHMKSSWAKLVETYLQERKQLKLVIQILDARHEPMELDKIMIGWLEFYKIPYVIVMTKADKLSQNKMNTHMARAKAQLPNLRLCQCFLPFSAISGQGRPELVKLIDDFSQSKD
- a CDS encoding DNA-directed RNA polymerase subunit alpha — encoded protein: MSTVKLQMPETIVLDQSTYSNNFGRFFVEPLERGFGTTLGNSFRRVLLSSIPGWAFTHFRIPGALHEFSTIKGLSEDLVDFTLNLKGVRIKLIDKKLNKINLKLKGPMDFKAEEIQRQYPQIEVLNPEHHVGTLSDSKELEIELRIGRGKGYEPSEDHKLTEAPEDLVSIDALFSPIKNVRFFVQPTGVGEKTTLEKLTIEIETDGSITPEDALTTAAKMLQDHIQLFLNLGIHQESSDESSAAEEEAARIRKLLKMSVDELELSVRAHNCLKAANIHTISELVNKDEAELLRFRNFGRKSLAELAEKIGSMGLNFGMDISKYLKDDNE
- the rplQ gene encoding 50S ribosomal protein L17; amino-acid sequence: MRHLNKGRKLKRTASHREALMESLATSLILYKQVRTTLAKAKEMRSFIEPLITKAKSDGVPARRQVARFIKNRDAVKILFSEIAPKVMERAGGYTRVVKLGQRHGDGGEVAIIELVDFNAADEAEKRRKQPKEKEAQPKEEKSEKATSGQESKAESAASRQ